In Schizosaccharomyces osmophilus chromosome 2, complete sequence, the following proteins share a genomic window:
- the fkh2 gene encoding DNA-binding forkhead transcription factor Fkh2, with protein MASHKLENDSGSYSEIEENKEELGSKKQTKTEPEADVKSNGRLESRISKLTVPGHEMRIVEDYSNKKNAERHSGEIQAYAKFAGSTWTYYVKKIRLILGREPANQSVKGKEEDNEEVDMNFGPSKVVSRKHAVVEYNMQGQTWNCTIYGRNGVKVDGKLYKPGEVVNLSSGSILDVAGLQMMFVLPNASEQTITEEKVGEEMEEAEKSEESSATIENSVYDNRKPPYSYSVMIAQAILSSPDCMMTLSNIYNWISTHYPYYRTTKSGWQNSIRHNLSLNKAFRKVPRKSGEQGKGMKWSIEPEFREEFIAKTKKTPYKKTPPPFLCTPPFTLKRENSDPEHTSPPIPTPVRHQSPSTPKREGSPMTEEAPSESKDKEGGSYKTPTRAVLSDIIASQDYSPDPSTISQSKNPASASPATNAAYSTSSPAPFWKYVAVPNPHDWPHVGSYDTISPYRNPLNNHMVYSQLPQPSPKKIDEQMHDLQGVDLANGFEGISSWRESMVQKLRTANSGTSAPASPLGASTSPANPPRAWGSVSEPIPNRSTEVENKQQLETSVVAGSDNDHAVRAILDASVSMEKQPNVQQPAEFTQTGQAPQPALGATAQAHIEEHPSAQHYIQASNTDVRSNI; from the exons ATGGCCTCACACAAGTTAGAAAATGATTCAGGGAGTTACTCTGAAAtcgaagaaaacaaagaagaattgggATCGAAAAAACAGACGAAAACAGAGCCTGAAGCGGACGTTAAATCGAATGGACGTCTCGAGTCGCGAATTTCGAAATTGACAGTCCCAGGACATGAAATGAGGATTGTTGAGGACTactcaaacaaaaagaacgCCGAACGACATTCGGGAGAGATTCAAGCGTATGCCAAATTCGCTGGTAGTACATGGACATATTACGTTAAGAAAATTCGACTAATTCTTGGTCGTGAGCCTGCAAACCAATCCGTAAAAggcaaagaagaagataaTGAAGAGGTAGACATGAATTTTGGACCGTCGAAAGTGGTTAGTCGCAAGCATGCTGTTGTTGAGTACAATATGCAGGGTCAAACATGGAACTGCACAATTTACGGGAGAAACGGTGTTAAGGTAGATGGAAAGTTATACAAACCAGGAGAGGTTGTGAACCTTTCTAGTGG ATCAATTCTCGATGTTGCGGGACTGCAAATGATGTTTGTTTTGCCGAACGCATCTGAGCAAACTATCACGGAGGAGAAAGTTGGggaagaaatggaagaagcTGAGAAATCAGAGGAATCGTCGGCGACCATAGAAAACAGCGTCTATGACAATAGAAAACCTCCCTATAGTTATTCAGTAATGATTGCTCAAGCCATTCTCTCCTCTCCCGATTGCATGATGACACTTTCCAATATTTACAACTGGATTTCGACTCATTATCCATATTACAGAACGACAAAAAGCGGATGGCAGAATTCCATTCGACACAATTTGTCTTTAAACAAAGCTTTTAGAAAGGTTCCTCGGAAGTCCGGCGAACAAGGCAAGGGTATGAAATGGTCAATCGAACCCGAATTTCGGGAGGAGTTTATCGCGAAGACTAAAAAAACACCCTACAAAAAAACGCCTCCCCCATTTCTTTGCACACCTCCTTTCACGTTGAAGAGAGAAAACTCAGACCCTGAGCATACGTCCCCTCCTATCCCTACCCCAGTTCGCCATCAGTCTCCTTCTACTCCCAAAAGGGAAGGTTCTCCTATGACTGAAGAAGCTCCTTCTGAATCCAAAGACAAGGAAGGCGGCTCTTACAAGACGCCGACCAGAGCTGTACTGTCCGATATTATAGCTAGTCAAGATTATTCTCCTGATCCAAGTACAATTTCTCAGTCGAAAAATCCTGCGTCGGCTTCGCCTGCAACAAACGCGGCGTATTCCACTTCTTCTCCCGCACCTTTTTGGAAGTACGTGGCTGTTCCAAATCCCCATGATTGGCCTCACGTTGGTTCTTATGATACAATATCCCCCTACAGAAATCCTTTAAACAACCATATGGTGTATTCTCAATTGCCCCAACCATCTCCTAAAAAAATCGATGAGCAAATGCACGATTTGCAAGGTGTAGATTTAGCAAatggttttgaaggaattaGTTCGTGGAGGGAATCAATGGTGCAAAAGTTACGCACTGCAAATTCTGGTACTTCAGCACCTGCTTCTCCGTTAGGTGCTTCCACATCTCCAGCAAATCCTCCACGAGCCTGGGGCAGCGTTTCTGAGCCAATCCCTAATCGGTCTACGGAGGTTGAGAATAAGCAGCAGTTGGAAACTTCCGTTGTTGCTGGTAGTGATAATGACCATGCGGTCCGTGCAATTTTAGATGCCAGTGTCTCTATGGAAAAGCAACCGAATGTTCAGCAACCGGCTGAATTTACCCAAACAGGACAAGCACCTCAACCTGCTTTAGGAGCGACAGCACAAGCACATATTGAAGAGCATCCATCAGCTCAGCACTATATACAAGCATCAAATACTGATGTGAGAAGCAACATTTAA